From a single Anaerolineales bacterium genomic region:
- a CDS encoding ABC transporter permease, protein MKNFSLATYLAVKEVVRNRGRFLMVALVIALITLLVLFIAALGEGLGNGNRQYVANLDAQLIVFLEKSDYIITASRLDSKIVRTIQRVEGVEDAGPIYTSSTEIVSLDEPLKVSMLGVEPGKPGMPPILEGREFRTGEVRETVIDRNVALRSGIQVGDTIEIRSTQGVDDEFFTLEVVGLVDGQSYFFQPTIFVPPAAWEKMRPQSESELLSNTPFPNIIAVKLIDPSQAEAMSTRLVEQVSRIEVADIPTTINNIPGYSAQQGTVQTQGVFTLLIGILVIGGFFQIQILQKVPQIGVLKAIGSSNAVVGLAAVIQIIVVTALGVGIGGGLTFLFSLGFPPTIPLVFNGVNSLFAVILLMLIGPLGGMVSIIYAVRIEPLKALRLG, encoded by the coding sequence ATGAAGAATTTTTCGCTTGCAACGTATCTCGCCGTCAAGGAAGTGGTCCGCAACCGCGGGCGTTTCCTGATGGTCGCACTGGTCATCGCGCTCATCACATTGCTCGTCCTATTCATCGCCGCGCTTGGCGAAGGACTGGGCAACGGCAACCGCCAGTATGTGGCGAACCTCGACGCGCAGTTGATCGTCTTCCTTGAAAAGTCGGATTACATCATCACCGCCAGCCGGTTGGATTCAAAAATCGTCAGAACCATCCAGCGCGTGGAGGGCGTGGAGGATGCGGGTCCCATTTACACCTCCAGCACGGAGATCGTCTCGCTCGATGAACCGCTCAAAGTTTCCATGCTTGGCGTGGAGCCTGGCAAACCCGGCATGCCGCCCATCTTGGAAGGGCGCGAGTTCCGCACAGGCGAAGTCCGCGAAACCGTCATTGACCGCAATGTGGCGCTGCGCTCTGGCATCCAAGTGGGTGACACCATCGAGATCCGCTCCACACAAGGCGTGGATGATGAATTCTTCACGCTCGAAGTCGTCGGCTTGGTGGATGGTCAATCCTATTTCTTCCAACCGACCATCTTTGTCCCGCCCGCCGCGTGGGAGAAGATGCGTCCGCAATCCGAATCGGAACTGCTGAGCAATACGCCGTTTCCGAACATCATCGCCGTCAAACTGATTGACCCGTCTCAGGCGGAAGCCATGTCCACGCGGCTGGTGGAGCAGGTCTCCCGCATCGAAGTGGCAGACATCCCCACCACGATCAACAACATCCCCGGCTATTCCGCCCAGCAAGGGACGGTACAAACGCAGGGCGTGTTCACGCTCCTGATTGGTATTCTCGTCATCGGCGGGTTCTTCCAGATCCAGATTTTGCAGAAAGTCCCCCAGATCGGCGTGTTGAAAGCCATCGGCTCGTCCAATGCGGTGGTGGGGCTGGCGGCGGTGATCCAGATCATTGTAGTAACAGCTCTCGGCGTTGGCATCGGAGGCGGGCTGACATTCCTCTTTTCGCTCGGTTTCCCGCCCACCATCCCGCTGGTATTCAATGGCGTCAACTCTCTGTTTGCGGTCATCCTGCTCATGCTCATTGGTCCGCTCGGCGGAATGGTCTCCATTATTTATGCGGTTCGCATCGAGCCGTTGAAAGCGCTCAGGTTAGGTTAA
- a CDS encoding ABC transporter ATP-binding protein: MSNIALEVRDLVKSFTLDGATINAVDNVSFQVKSGEFVALVGPSGSGKTTMLSILAALLTPTSGQVLVDGVDLAQMNEKQRVKLRREKIGFTFQANNLIPYLSARENVEFMLRLNAKLDHASRLRSDELLARLGLGERLHNLPAQMSGGQQQRVAIARALIHNPAVVLADEPTASLDTERAFQVVETFANLIHENNRAGIIVTHDLRMVQFVDRVLQMQDGKLVRIYEDKKEIMELARGTIH; encoded by the coding sequence ATGTCGAATATTGCCCTTGAAGTTCGTGATCTCGTAAAGTCTTTCACGCTGGATGGCGCGACCATCAACGCGGTGGATAATGTTTCCTTTCAGGTCAAGTCAGGTGAGTTCGTCGCGCTCGTCGGTCCCAGCGGATCGGGCAAGACCACCATGCTCTCCATCCTTGCCGCCCTGCTCACGCCCACCAGCGGACAGGTGTTGGTGGATGGCGTGGACTTGGCGCAGATGAACGAGAAACAGCGCGTTAAATTGCGCCGCGAGAAGATCGGTTTTACGTTTCAGGCGAATAACCTGATCCCGTATCTCTCCGCCCGCGAGAATGTGGAATTTATGCTGCGCCTCAATGCAAAACTCGATCACGCCTCCCGCCTCCGCTCGGATGAACTGCTTGCCCGCCTCGGGCTGGGCGAACGCCTGCACAACCTCCCCGCCCAAATGTCGGGCGGACAGCAGCAGCGCGTCGCCATTGCGCGGGCGTTGATCCACAACCCTGCCGTGGTGCTGGCGGACGAACCCACCGCCTCGCTCGACACCGAACGCGCCTTTCAGGTGGTGGAAACCTTCGCCAATCTCATCCACGAGAACAACCGCGCGGGTATCATCGTCACCCATGATCTGCGCATGGTTCAATTCGTAGACCGCGTCCTGCAAATGCAGGACGGCAAACTGGTGCGCATCTACGAAGATAAAAAAGAGATCATGGAACTGGCGCGCGGAACGATTCATTAA
- a CDS encoding peroxiredoxin-like family protein, translating into MAKPNYLKFNDPAPDVELLDVNGNPVRLSSLWKKEVLVLAFTRHFGCPQCKEMVDQLIDSHQALRDRGLRLAIVSHASAESAKAFCDERAPSATCLADPDRDAYRAYGLYRGTMWQTLISPRIWASNRRLARVKGYKPEVPHEGQDAYQMSGTFIIGTDGRIRLPYYYEDIADHPPVDLILHGVMGVDWQKPFDTKPLV; encoded by the coding sequence ATGGCAAAACCAAACTACCTCAAATTCAACGACCCCGCGCCCGATGTGGAACTGCTCGATGTGAACGGCAATCCTGTGCGTCTCTCCTCCCTTTGGAAGAAGGAAGTACTTGTGCTCGCCTTCACCCGCCATTTTGGATGCCCGCAATGCAAGGAAATGGTGGACCAGTTGATCGACTCGCATCAAGCCCTACGGGACAGGGGATTGCGCCTTGCGATCGTTTCCCACGCTTCTGCTGAATCTGCCAAAGCCTTCTGCGATGAGCGTGCGCCCAGCGCCACCTGTCTCGCCGATCCCGACCGAGACGCCTACCGCGCTTATGGTCTATATCGCGGCACGATGTGGCAAACCCTGATCTCGCCGCGCATTTGGGCGTCCAACCGCCGTCTGGCACGCGTGAAAGGCTACAAGCCTGAAGTCCCGCACGAAGGGCAGGACGCCTACCAAATGTCTGGCACCTTCATCATCGGCACGGACGGACGCATCCGCCTGCCGTATTACTACGAAGATATTGCCGACCACCCGCCCGTGGATTTGATCCTGCACGGCGTCATGGGCGTGGATTGGCAGAAACCGTTTGACACAAAGCCCTTGGTATAG